The segment TATtacacatttaataaaaatacacatgtccttttttaatttttatttaaacataaaaaacagtgaaacaaaaataaatcatatacatatttttctatacgaaaatttaaataattataattaattcatttataaacaaaatataaaattagataattaaaatatttctatatatatacatatatagttataactgagatcactatttccaattctttttgaTAATTGCTTGACTAGGTTCACAGTTTTCTTTACCGTTTCATAAAATTCCTtcattagtaaaaaatttatgcaattgttttagaaaacattctatttcttaaatcagttttgcaatttttcaaattactaaaaattctttcaGCAGAAGCTGAAAGAAATAAACTGAATTACTTTTTGTAGATTGGGAAGCAAATattcttctaaagaattttttaatttaaaaagtttaggcCAGTATACTTCTGGTTCTAGGCTTGCATtaagttcaaatttttcaaaatcaaagtTTTAAATAGGGATAATGTATTTGGTTCAAAAGACTGAGCAACTTTTGTATAAACAATATCTACAACAGAATAAATTTGATCTCTAAAAtcaaatcttgattttatttaactaattgCCTCCATGTAAAATTCTCTACAATCTTGAAGAATGATTGTTTTTTCTGATGCAGATATCTGAGTTAATGATTCATATGCAGCAACTccaatataaatatcatttatgtttgaaaatatgttttcatcTGATTCGTTGATTTGCCATACGCTTTTTGACTTCAAaacatccatttttatataatttgaagaatatatttgcaaaatattaaaatcttcacttttcatttcatataaaattggcTTTTCTGATTGAAAAAGCACATTAAAAGAAACCTAAAGCATATGACAATCATTTCAGATTTATCCATTCAGATTGGAATCTGAAGCCATTTCTTCCAGTCACccctaaaataaattattatttaactagatctaaaaaacaacgtaacttttacacacttgaaaaaaaaattaccactagaaattagtttgagttaaatttgattatttaaaaattttcttgtttcgttatttttgaatataaaacaagtatgaatgtatagtcgggcgtagccgaccatatgataccctacaccagtcagtatgtatgttaaaaatagggattatttagaaaaataaagcatttggtttgtttttttttaaactttatttcggaatatttttactttttttttgtcaaaaaatagtttttttacaagagggctaattgagatgaaattttcccaaaattattttattgatcagaaatgtttggtattgaaaatgggcaaaatcggtcaaggatttcacatagcccccatacaaatgtaccccggAATAATGtacaaatagcttcaaatattcaaaaattcgttgtttatgaagcaaataccacaaaatttcgtatagacaggtttttgacgtctgaaaaataattctgcattatggggacataggaccataattggccctaccccctataaggtccctttagaaaatgactaaatagctgattactggcttaaaaatgggaatatagcgatgaaattcgacacacataagtttcatgtaagtcaatatctctcaaccaaattttatgtatatcggtccataattgaccctactccccatataaggtccccttcagaaaatgactttaacgctcattactgtcataaaaatacaagtatagcgatgaaattttacataagtaagttttttactagccaaaacctctctatgaaattttatgtggatcagttcataattgaccctaccccatataaggtccccttcagaaaatgactttaacgctcattactggcttaaacaaacgaatatagtgatgaaatttgacataagtaagtttcttactagccaaaacctctctatgaaactttatgtggatcggtccataattgaccctacccccatataaggtcccttcagaaaatgactttaacgcccattactggcttaaacaaacgaatatagcgatgaaattccgCACACACAAGTtccatgcaagccaatatctcccaaccaaattttaagtatatcggtccataattgaccctacccccatataacgtccccttcaaaaaattattttaacgctcattactcgcttaaaaatacaagtatagagaaaaaatttgacatacgaaattttatgtggatcggtccataattgagccAAAAaccccctcatataaggtcctcttcagaaaatgactttaacgctcattactggcttaaacaaacgaatatagcgatgaaatttgatataagtaagtgttttaccagccaaaaaatctttatgaaattttatgtagatcggtctataattgaccctacccctcatataaagtcccctccataaaattactataatgctcattactggcttaaaaatacgactatagcgatgatatttaacagaagtaagttttatactagccaaaatctctttaccaaatttcccagaaataagttttatactaggcaatatctctctaccaaatttttctggcttaaaaatagaattatagcaatgaaattacacagaagtaagattcatacaagtcaaaatttaccaaattttatatggatcggtccataatggacccttcccccatataaggcccccttcagaaaacgactttaacgttaattatgggcgtaaaaatacgaatatagcgaagaaatttgacataagtttgtatcttaggaaccaaaacctttccactaaacattatgtggatcggtctataattgaccctacccaccatataaggtcccctccataaaaatactttaacgcttattactgccttaaaaattcgagtacggagatgaaattttacagaagtaagtttttcacaagccaaaatctctttaccaatttTTATGTCGAACAGGcgttaattgaccctacccccaaatgaagtccctatcagaaaaatactttaaggaccattactggcttaaaaatatgactatagtaataaaattcgactcaattaagttccttgccagtcaaaaactcttaacttaattttatgtggatcgagccttaattgacctacccccatataatgttcctaccaaaaaattaattactgggctaaaaaaacgagtaaagtgatgaaattcgatataaacctgacctgtatgaaccaagatcgttctataaaattttacggagatcggtctataattgacgcaaACCCCATAAAAGGCTCCTtcagctcagtactggcttaaaaatactagtagatttatgaaattcgacaaaaaaaaaaagttttgtgtaagctaatatctttatcttctataggaaccgaaatctctctatcaatatttatgaggatcagtccataataaaaccacccatataaattccgcccagaaaatgacgcgaaaaatacgaataccgcaatgcaactcgacataaaacaattttcatttaaaatctctctatcatattttatgactttaatgctcctttaGTTTAAtgctggcttcaaaatacaagtatatcgttgaaattttaaacaaataaggaactgaaatcttccaacagacttttatgagaattgttccatatatgtatgtataaatacccctactccctataaaaatttagcactatcaatagtaaaaccccattaatggacctcttttaaatgttaccctgacgttctcattaatatcgatatataataataaaatattcaaaatatcaaagttaatttatatatcagtgatttgatggtgggtataaaagattcggcatagccgaatataacactcctACTTgttgaatatagaaatatttatatgtaccatttacatgtatgtgaatcactttttttaaaaacggctttcaaaaaatttaaaaaaatctcaagaAAAGGACGGACACTTTTTGCTTAAGTGTTTCaaagggaaaataaatttctatgtatttgtgtgtggatcgtttttatataaaataagtaatacttatgtaaatacaatgagattttaaattacacataatttacACATCAGATCAATTACACATGGGCTAcaaggaaataaaaattacacacaatatgtgtaattacacatgaagtggcaacactgattttgatagatatcccgcTCGCATCCCATTAAGCgcaaaaaaggttttaaaggaaaagacctaaactttcttttgaaaaaaaaaataataaaattcattttggaaaaaagaagtcaaaaaggtttttgatttttcaaaaaagtaaaaaattttaaatcttgagttacaaaatatttttttgatagatatcccactcgcatcccactaagcgaccaaaaaggttttaaaggaaaagtcctaagctttcttttgagaaaaaaattaataataaaagagtccattttggaaaaaagtcaaaatggtttttgatttttcaaaaaaaaaaaaaaaaaaaaaacaagtagagtGTTATtttcactgatatataaatgaactttgatattttgaatattttattattatatatcgatattaattagtacatcagggtaatatttgaaacaggtccattgatgggggttttactattgacagtgctaatttttatagcgagtatttatacatacatatatttatacatacatatatggaccaattctctcataaaaatctgtaagaagatttcagttccttatttatttatttaaaatttcatcgatcttcttgtattttgaagccattaaggagcattaaagtcataaaatatggtagtgagagtttaaattaaaattgtttatgtcgagttgcattgcggtattcgtatttttcgcgtcattttctggggcggactttatatggggggactgatcctcattgaaattgatagagagattttggttcctataaaagagatagagatattagcttacacgaaaactttttatgtcgaatttcataaatctacaatgggccttaaagtattttctgatagggaccttatgttggggttagggtcaattaaggcctgttccacataaaatttggtaaagagattttggcttgtgaaaaacttacttctgtgaaatttcatcgatatactcgtatttttcaggcagtaatgagcgttaaagtattttatggaggggaccttatatggggggtagggtcaattatagaccgatccacatcaAATTTGGTGGAAacgttttggttcctaagatacatacttatgtcaaattttttcgctatattagtatttttactaataattaacattaaagtcgttttctgaagggggccttatatgaggggaagggtcaattgtgaaccgatccacataaaatttggtaaattttgacttatataaatcttacttctgtgcaatttcattactataatccgatttttaagccagtaatgagcattaaagaaattttatgggggtagggtcaactatggaccgagatattgcctagtataaaacttatgtgtgtcgaatttcaacgctatattcccatttttaagctagaattatttttcagacgtcaaaaaacttacctatgcgaaattttgtggtatttgcttaataaacaacgaatttgtgaatatttgaagctatttatacaatattccggggggtacagttgtatgggggctatgtgaaatcgttgaccgattttgcccattttcaataccaaacatttctgatcaataaaatatattttgggaaaatttcatctcaatatctcttattttgtggacgctatcgtgccaacaacagacagacggacagacggacggacatggctagatcgtcttagaatcttacgaggtcccagaatatatatactttatggggtcttagagcaatatttcgatgtgttacacacggaatgacaaaatcaatatacccccatctcttttgatggtgggtataaaaagtaaataattgtatatcttaagttacaaaacatttttttatagatatcccactcgcatcccactaagcgacaaaaagggtgttaaaggaaaacacaaaaGCTttgagcaaaaataaaaaatggatcaatttaaaaaaaaaaaaatcaacaaagtttttgattttgcaaaaaaattcaaaaattttaaattttgagttacaaaatattttttttgatagatatcccactcgcatcccactaagcgaccatataggtcgcttaggaaaagacttaagctttcttaaaaaaaaaaataaaaaaaataaaaacggtccattttgaaaaaaagtcaaaaatgtttttgatttaaaaaaaatcaaaaatattttattaaatttttttattattttttttttcgaaagattgcataaatagctatctaaactatttgggacacattttgctaagaacaataggtaataagttacatggatgagaaataACACatgcatggccaaaatgtcaaattttgaccgcctctaacttagaaagttcacgagcgatcttgttgaaaaattgtgtctgaattactatccaatagaactactatggtgcaaatttcatcgcgatcggaagacatcgatttcaaaagttggttcacttgacgtgaaatgccccatatgtatgtataagtatataaagtatgtataagtatataaagTATTATGTAGACACCTACAAtggatacatacatacatacatacatacatacatacatacatacatacatacatacatacatacatacatacatacatacatacattcattcattttattttccctATCGCTGCAAATTACTTTGACAGGTTTTAAGCTACGACAGTGTTTTACACATCATTTCAATAAATAAGAAACTCACTTTATTTTGACATATCACTTCTTCGACAGtgtggtacggttgtatgggggctagttgaaataatgaacagattttaactattttcaataggattcgtccctGGGCCAAAAGAAACGTTTGTGTTAAGAtccataaaattatcttgatgTGATCTTAGtttaatcattttctgagtcgattaagctatgtccgtctgtctgaaaatgattaacatcggttcattatttcacctagtccccatacaaccctCAATCCACCGAATAGGgtttttaagttcattattatgtttaatatcctcgtatctcgacaaaaagctgcaaaacaaaGTTCCATAATAGCCTTGATGATcctaatgaattttataattacaatGTCTCATTTGATCACAATTTAATTCAACAATAAACTTTAACGCtttgttatgaaaactaaatcacattttatttttgtaacaggagTATGTTATTATATGGCCGGCCTCGCCCGAATATTATTTCTTACttattttgtttgatattatattttgctattttacaaaatattggtTTGAATTAGCCATTATTATTCAATATCAAGAAATATTGCAGCAGAATGGGCTATTTTACCAATAAAATTGTGCTAATGCTTAAATTATCGCTTAATAttatatacacagaaaaaaactgaaaatatgttttaattatcaatatagttgtatcaagcaagttttgcacctataactaaaattatgatataaattaccaaatttgtaatgaaataaaaaatatatatttttttcaaataacgaattaatcagaacaataatTGAGTCATTAattcatcaaatgaattaaacTGTTTGCGAGAGAAGTCTTTATagatcaattaagaaggtgattaaaacaatcaaaattattaatcgattacacacaaacGTTAACGAAATGctcgacctttaacaatgcgtttagcatttataaatatatcactttattgtcacaatcagtgttgccacttcatgtgtaattacacatattgtgtgtaatttttatttccatgtgtagcccatgtgtaattgatctcatgtgtaaattatgtgtaatttaaaatctcattGTATTTATCTCAAGGGTTCAACCTTaccattaaaaatttgttgtaaaacacCACCCACAGCAATATTTGAAGCGTCAACAGTTAATgctaaatttgcaaatttattgtAATGATTTAGAAGAACGCGAGAcgcaaaactatttttaatctCTTCAAATGTATTGATAGCACTATCGTTCCATACTAAATCTTTTCGTCTTTTTTTAATAGCATCGTTCATTAATTCATGTAAGATCGCGGTTTTATGCGCTAAATTGGGTATATAACGGTGGTAGTAATTTACCATACCAACGAATTTTTGCATCTGTTTAACTGATAGTGGACGCTCAAATTGTCTTATAGCTGAAACCTTTTCTTCTGATGGTTGAATACCTTTTTCGGATATATTGTgaatcaaaaaatttatattatctaCTCCGAAAGTACATTTACCCGGTTTTATGTTCAATCCGTATTCATCTAATCGTTGAAATACTATTCTCAAATGTTCATAATGCTCCTCTTCACTTTCGCTAGCTATTAGAACGTCATCTATATAAGTGAAAACAAAATCTAATCCACGAAATACTTCATTTATAAAGCGTTGGAATGTTTCAGCTGAATTTCTTAAACCGAATGGCATTCGTAAAAATTCAAACATGCCAAATGGTGTAGTTATTGCAGTTTTGTAAATATCTTCCTTTGCCATTGGTATTTGATGATAAGCCCTTATTAAATCTAATTTCGAGAAGATTTTCTTATTTCGCATATTCATATTTAAGTCATGAATGTGGGGTAACGGATAGCGGTCCGGAACTGTCACAGCATTAAGTCTTCTAAAATCACCGCAAGGTCGCCAATCGTTGGGATCCTTTTTTGGGACAAGATGAAGTGCTGAAGAAACAAAAGAGTTTGATGGTCTGCAAATTCCAGCTTtgactaaaaattcaaattccGTCTTAGCTACTTTATATTTTAAGGGATCTAACCTTCGAGGCTTAGTAAATGGAAGAAGACCTTCGGTATTCAATCTATGAACCGTTAAATGTTTCACAGGTTTAGTGTAATCTGGTTCCGCAGTTAATGAGGGAAACTCTTTTAATAATTGAGTGTATTTATTATCATTCGCAAATAATTTAGGTAATGATATATTACATGTGGATGATATTGCATTTACTCTTAAATTAGTAAGGGAATCTAATAATCTTTTGTGTTTTACATCTATTAAAAGACCGTATTTACTAAGAAAGTCTGCACCGATTATAGGTTTCGAAATGTTAgcaataagaaatataaatggAAATTCTCGCCGTAAGCCTAAATCAATAGTGAGAAGTTTTTTTCCATACGTAGAAATATTAGAGCCGTTAGCCGCGGTTAAAACAATGTCTGATAATTTGTTACTATTTTGGAATTTAGTGGAAGGTAAAACTGAAACTTCTGCTCCACTAtctattagaaaatttaatttattgatcttatcaaaaacaaaaaggcGACGAGACATTGAGTTTACATCACCATTGTTTGTCGCCTCAACAATGGGAGATATTAGTTTgacgaatttttattattggaaCAGGGTTGTTCGCAACGAATAGCTTTATCTCCAAAACGGTAATGAAATCTACAAAGCCAATCTCTGCTAGTAGAACGAACTCTTGAACGTGAATTTCTCCTACACCTACTTCGAAAAGAAGAACGTGCTTGCCTGTCATTTAACTCCTTTTTAAGAGAGTTGACTTCAATGCATAGTTTCGTCACATTTTCAcacaaagtttttgttaaattttctactaCATGTTcaatgtttgttgggttatgtTCTTTTATATTTGCCACTTCGCCATTAAACATAACTTCCCATATCTTATCTGCTAATTGTATCATTTCGGAAATGTCGTTATGATTTGATCCTGTTAAAGCTACATTAAGACTCTTTGGTAATTTCCTCAACCATAATTTCTTTAAGATATCTGGACTAAAACTATTTCCAGCTAAAAGAGACAATGAGCGATAAAATTCGGATGGTTTTCTGTTACCCATTTCACTGTCGGACAATATTTTCTCTAACCGGGAAGTTTCACTCAGTGAATGTCGTTCTACTAATACCTTTTTCAGATTATTATAAAGATTATTAGGTGGTGGATTCTGTATGATATCTAGAACAGTTAATATTACTTCTTGTGGAAGTGCTGTAATaatatgttcatattttgtCCTATCTAAAGATATGCCCTTGGTTGTAAACTGCATCTCTGCATGAATAAACCACGCATCAGGACAATTTGTCCAAAACTGAGGAAGTTTGACAGAAG is part of the Lucilia cuprina isolate Lc7/37 chromosome 3, ASM2204524v1, whole genome shotgun sequence genome and harbors:
- the LOC124418970 gene encoding uncharacterized protein LOC124418970, which produces MLPIRSPSRNTSQTQNSSNIQQILNDDTNPNTTQQIQTPQTQNPPLVSYFPQSNYDLCATSVKLPQFWTNCPDAWFIHAEMQFTTKGISLDRTKYEHIITALPQEVILTVLDIIQNPPPNNLYNNLKKVLVERHSLSETSRLEKILSDSEMGNRKPSEFYRSLSLLAGNSFSPDILKKLWLRKLPKSLNVALTGSNHNDISEMIQLADKIWEVMFNGEVANIKEHNPTNIEHVVENLTKTLCENVTKLCIEVNSLKKELNDRQARSSFRSRCRRNSRSRVRSTSRDWLCRFHYRFGDKAIRCEQPCSNNKNSSN